DNA sequence from the Ovis canadensis isolate MfBH-ARS-UI-01 breed Bighorn chromosome 2, ARS-UI_OviCan_v2, whole genome shotgun sequence genome:
CAGACTATGGAAATGCTATTACACAAAAAACAAGtgtgagcaattttcttatttgagttcaaaatgagtCACAAAAAGAGCAgtcaacttgcaacatcaacaatgcatttggcccaggaactgctcaTGAACATACAGTACAGTGGTAGTTCAACAAGTTTtgaaaaggagacaagagccttgaagatgagaagTATAGTGGCTGACCATCGCAAGTTGACAAAGACCAACTGAGAGCCatcatcgaagctgatcctcttacaactataaGAGAAGTTGCCCAAGTACTCAACGTCGACCATTCTACACTTGCTCCGtgtttgaagcaaactggaaaggtaaAAAGGCTTAATAAGtgagtgggtgcctcatgagctgactgcaaTCAAAAagaatcatcattttgaagtgttgtcaTCTCTTATTACACATGTTAACAACTCAACATTTCTCAGATTGTGACATGCAATGAAAAGTGGGTTTTGTATGACAACCAGCAATGAATAGCTCAGTGGCTGGGctgagaagctccaaagcacttcccaaagacAACATTGCACCAGAAAATGGTCACAGCCACCGTTTGGTGGTCTGCAGCCcactgatccactacagctttctgaatcctggcgaaaccattacatctgagaattaTGCTTAGCAAATCGATGAGCTATACCGAAAAGTGCAACCCCTGCAGCTGACACTGGTTAACAGAATGACCCCAATTCTTCTCCACACTAACGTCTAACCGCATGTTGCACAACCAACACTTTAATTGAATGAACAacttgggctacaaagttttgcctcatcttccatattcacctgacctatcgccaaccaactaccacttcttcaagcatctgaacaactttttttaagggaaaacaaTTCCACAACCAGCAGTAGGCAGAAACTACTTTCAAGAGGTTCATCGACTCTCAAAGAATAGATTTTTACacatgaataaacaaacatttctcaccCGGAAAAATGTGTTGActataatggttcctattttgattaataaagatgtgtttaaaCCTAGTTTATTCatacaatgatttaaaattcaaggtctgaaaccacaattacttttgcaccaacctactATTTAACCATaaggaatgaagtactaataCTTGTGAACTTTGAAAACACTATGCTCGGTTAAAGAAACAAATCACGAAAGACTATACAGGTTATAAGAACCCACCTTTTATGAAATGTCCACAATAGGAGAGACAAAATTAATAGTTGCCTTGGGGATGGAAATGCAGTGACTGATGAATGAGTAGAGAGGTTGTTccgttttttaaaagaataaaaaacgtTCTAAAATTAGGTCTTGGTGAAGGCTGTAGTACTTTGTACTAAAAAACCACTTGTGTGCTTTCGGTGGgcaaattttatggtatgtggcTGTACCTCAATAAAGCAGTTTCAACTCTTCATCTTACAAAAATGCAAATTACtaatagtttttgtttttcttgaactggttaaatgttttaaaagatcaAACAAAACTAGTAATAAATCAAGGACTTTTAAGAACACTGAAGTCTTCAGTAGCCTGCAAACTCCAATCTCAGAAATTCTAATAGAACACCGTTTTCACTCTTAACATactccattttttatttattcacagtTTTGCCTATCGATGAAGGTTTATGAATGGGTTTCAGAAGAGTTTGTAAATTCTGAAATGATATACAAAATTTTCCATACGTATTTTTAGAGGGAAAAGAATCTCGGTTTTCATAAGAATCCAAGAAATGCCCTTAACCTGAAATGTCTGTGTATTAAAAGCTGATGGGaagaacaagttaaaaaaaaaaattgatcacaACTGCTTTGGATATCAAAATCAAAATACTGTTAACCACAAATCTGCAAGATTTTGGGGGGTAAATGTTTAGATTTGAACATCTAGGGTTTGGAAATGGCAGCCAGGAAACCAGTCACTTATTTGGTAGATATAAAAGACAAGCTAGAAAAGTAGAGTTCAAAGAATAAAGAGGTGTAATACACCATAACAGtacaaaataagtaagtaaacttCTCTGTGGAATTAAAAACCAACCTTTTAAGTTACTCTTGACTGTAGGGGAAAGGAAGTTAAGGCATCATATAAAATGAGCTTttaaagcaagaatacttgaaatGCAAACTTTTGGAGTTGTACTGTTTCGTCATTTACTCATTCGCAATTTAACATCTCTGTCTTTACCTGCTGCTCATGATACATTCTGAGAGCCTTTTTTACGTTAGACACTTTTGGAGAACGGATAGGAAGCgtttttatttcagatgctgtaAGGGTACTCAAATCGCcaattgtttttatattcttgGCTCTAATGAGCTGTCCCAGTCCTCTTGCCCTAAAGAGATAAGAGAAACAGGGAAAATGTCacaaagttttatattttctatttataaggGCCTATCCAATTGAATTTCCTGATTTAAACTCAATCATAACAAAATTTACATAGACACACCTATCCTACAGAGAACAGACAtgtgcatttaaaacaaaatttgaatcTGATGTATATGCCTGGCTCAAGCAAGATCAACTGTTCAATACTTCTATTACTGCCCTATCTCAACCATCTTCCCAGCtgcattttcatttacttctaaaataaaatgtgtcaaagTATGGATAAATCAATTATAAACATGAGAACCCTGATCATTTAAACATCCCTGTTAATAAAGTGGCATCTCTAGGTATAGGCCAGAGATCAAAAACCACTTACCACATGTTGGATGTAATCTGAGGTAAAATGATTTCAACTGGTGCTACACAGTTCACCAAAGCCGGGTAAACACTTTCTGTTGGGCATGGCACAGATTCCTTAGCCATTTCTGCAATCTTAGAATAAATTTCAAAAGCTGTTAAACGGAGGTCACCTAACTGaacatgaaaatataaagttGCATGAAAACTAAAGCACTTCTTACTAAACACTTCTTTGAGCTCTTAAATTTAGAGCTACGTGATCCTGGGGACAGAAATCCTTTGGCTGAAGTGGTATTATGCTagacagaagaaaggagaaaaaaaactcAGAACCCTAGATTTACAAGTTTATTTTTACAACTGACAGACTGCAGTCATATCTTACAATTTtcagaaaatgtaaaatgtaataaTACTACTACTGGATCAATTACTGGCTGGCTCATCAATgcttcttaccacctcttctcttCATGTCTGCTTACCAAGTAAGCagacaaaaggaaaatatatccaaACGAAGTacgttttgtttcttaaaaagacaAATTACCCAATGCAATTCTGTGTTTGCGTATGTACTTTTTAAAGCCTACAGCTTACCTTAGATTGCACAGTAGGTGAAGTTCTAACACTTTTTACCATGAGAGAACTATTTGAAGAATGGCACCTAACAATAGAGCATCGCCTATCAATGTCATCTGCCAATCCTGCTTGGTATATAGGATCTGCAAAGGAGACACGGCGAACCTGAAAACATTTaagtcatgtttttatttttaaaaagttttaaaaataccataaatTCTCATTATAAGGTCAGCCAAAAATAGCATGTATGTTTAGAGGCCTAATTTATCTCACTAGAAGCCAACTGCACATACTTGCAGTTGTTCCTGGTGATTGTTTTCACAAACATTACTCAAGACCAAGGGTCATTCCAAGTATCCATGGTCTAAACTGTCTACAAAGTACAGCAACAAGGAGAATGAAAGGATAGTAGCAGAAACTTGATGAAATTGCATGTGACAGTTAAAAGTATACAAATTTCTACTAACCTTTTATGCTTACTACAGACCATAAAGAACGAGGTAAAGAGGCAAAGACGGTACTAACGGGCCTCTGGTATACCTTAATAATCTTAGTTCTTAAGTCTTTGAGGGTAACAGAGTCACAGCAATGGGGTGGGATTTtttgttaaaacaaaaacaaaaaacaaaagcttaGCCCAGCTTGAAGTTATTTTGGCCTTTTCTAAACTCTTTATTCAGTTACTCAGCTATCTGGTAAAAGTATTCAATGGAGCATGTAAAACCATAATGTGTATATAAATGTCTTATTCCCCAAATATTGGGAACTTTTTGTAAATATCTGCTATAGAAAACCatcatatgtaaataaaaattaaacatgagCTACTATCAAACAAAACATGGCTATAGTTAACTGGCATTAACAATCTAAAGCATACTGAAGACATCATTTCATCTTCATAAATTTTTCAAGAACTTTTATGGCCTATTTAAacctaagattaaaaaaaaaggtaaaagactCAAAAGCAAAGCAAGACCAAACCAAAAACCCTCAAGTGTTAAGTCTTCCTAAGAACTAATCTTTGAACtctcaatataaaaatttttagtatattttgggAAAGTTTTCACAATGTGCTGGCTAAAGGCAAAATTACATGTTAGTATGACTTTtatctatatatacatgtttgtatacataaatacatatattccaCAGTAAATGGTAGGTCCAATTTCAAAATTAAGGAATGCCCACCCAGTACCTTTATAAAATAGCTAGTTACAGAGGACAAGCGCAGCTATGTAAAGCACATGCAACTTTTCCTTTCTAAACTATGTGCAAGTCACAGGGTCAGAGACTAAAGCAGATACATAGGTAATCCATATGTGTACAaactaaaagaattaaaatgtagTGAAGAAGATGGGGACATTAACAAGATTAAttacaaatgaaatcatatgcAGAAATTAATGAAGGCATAGcctaaagaaatttttaattagaaaaggtCTAAGTTTATATAAAAACTTAAATGTGAAACAGACAGCATAATGTCCTAGTACACAGTAAGTGGTAACTAAAGCTCCTTTATTGGTTTCTAAGTGTTTCCTTGTGTATTATatgaagagcagagagaaaaaaatcaccatgAGAGATTATCAATTTGCAAAATGTGAaaaatggtgatggttgcattaAGATTTATAGCTAAGtgtcaagcttccctggtagctcagtcagtaaagaacctgcctgcagttgCAGGgtacccagatttgatccctggttcgggaagatcccctggagaaggaaatggcaaaccactccagtatacctgcctggaaaattccatggacagaggagcctggcaggctgcagtccatggggtcgcaaagagtcgagcacaactgagcgacagacACCAGGTTGTGAAATAAAGGAATACCTAAAGGGTTTCAGTCTCTTTTCTCAACATCTTGCCTTCTGCCTGCCCTTTTCCCTTGTCCTAGCATATATTCATTATGGTCATGTAAGCCCAATACCCTACCATTCACTACGTGTCAGCATGTGGCCAAACTATCCCCATTAAACTTGGACTCATTAGCATTCAGCCTCCATCCCCCTACCTTGTGGACAGGTGACGAGATTTCATCTTCTTGGGGTCTTTTTAGTCCTCTCTTTAAAATGCTGGTGGATGGAGAAGCCAGAGGAGACCACACACAACGTGTGTGCATGCCACTAGGACTCTCGTTTGCTGACATGAGTAAAGGATCAATATCCTTTAATTTTTGAGGAGATGTATTACTGTCTTCTGAGATCAGTCCAGAAACACCTGTTTCAGATGTCAGAGGTTGTGGTATCTCCTCTACTTTCTCTGAAGTATGGTGAACTTCCGGTAAAGTTTCATTACTTTCCACTACCATCTGATTGTCATCTAACTGTGTTTCCTCCAATTTATTAGGTTCAATATTCGTTTCAGTTTTGTTAGGGTCAACCTTTCCTTCTTCCGTGATCATCTCAAGCGTGTCAGGAACAAAGCTATTGACTTCTGTATCTAACCCCTTTGTTTCAGCTTCTACAGGCAGAGAAGCTGTGGTAGTTAAatcttcctcttctgtttcaGTGACGTGGTCAGATTCAGTAGTCACCTCACCAACCACTGTTTTTTCACAATTTTTCATTTCAGCGTTCATTTCTTCAGATGAGCCTGGATCAGATTCATCACTTCCTCTGCCTAGCTCCCCCACCGTCATTTGTTCAGAGATCTCTACCTGAGCATTCCCTTTTACAGGTGTCGGGTTATCAGAATAATCAGCAGCTGAATTAAATTCCTCAGTTACTGCTTCATCGACTTTCAGTGATTCAGGTGTATCCattctttcactgttttcctcTGTTACTTCTTTCTCTGCAATACCAGTTTTGACACTCTCTTGTTCAGAGAAGCTGGCTTCAGACTGATCATTTTCTATATTCAATTCCATAGCATCTACTACTTCTGGATTTGATTCTGCATTTGATTCAACAATAACAATGTTCTCTGTACTCAATTTCTCTTTTGGAGTGGCCTCTGACTCTTCTTCTTTGGTCTCCGAAGAAAAACATTCCAATGCAATATCTTTGGAAACATCTAAATTTGGGTCAACAGTTTTACATTTCTTATTAGATGGCTCCTGACTTTCTAGAGATATTGCTTCCTCAGAATCCCTATGAgaagtttctttaaattttatcatttcagaAGGAAGAAAGCTTTGAGTAGTATTTTCTTTCAACTCAGTTTCAGGTATAATTAATGAATCATTAGTAGTATCATTCTCTTCCTTGAGATCCAAATGAAAATTCACACTATGATGCTCATCTAAAAGTTTAACCTCCGAGTACAGATCAGCTTTCGAAATTTCTGAAATAGATACAGGTGTTTCCACATctgtcttttctgtttcattgacttttaCATCGTAATTTTCTGTATCCTTTAACTCAGTAAATGACTTTTCCTGAGGCTGTGATTTTTCTCCACAACAATCACAACCTTTAGATCGCCTCACCCTCCTACTTCTCTTGTGCTGGCATTCTACTGTTTGAAGAGttttttcagaaagcaaagaaatgtctGATGTCCCTATTTTTGAGGATTCCCCCATGCTATTTTCTATAGAATCTCGCTTATGTAACCTCTTATTGGCATTTCTAGTCCTTAGATTTGATTCTGGTACAGAAGGATTTGAAAAGGAATGTTCTGCATCTTTGttacttttactttttccctCAGAAGTATTCAATACATCATCATAAACTTGCAATAAATCTGGAGATACTGCAGAATCTTGAAGAGTTACAGTAttactttcctctcttttttcacAGATTTGAGATTTTATATCGTTGTCTACTTCAGGATTCCCTTGTGCCTGATTTTCAACTTTTATACATTCCTGTTGTACCATTTTCTCTTCTTGATCTTCAATGTCAACACTGTCACTGCTTTTGTTCTTCCATTTTCCagatcttttctttttagaaccttcttcttttgcctcagAACTATCAGATTCTGAGTTTTCAATGCTGGAAAGTAAACCCTGGGATGCTCTTCTCGTTTGATATCGTGTTCGTCCCCTTACTGGTTTCTCAGAGGATTTATCTACAATGTCCTGCACACCATCTCCTTCAGATTTAGTATTCTCAAGATCTGGCTTCCTTCTATTTTcatcagtttcagcattagcactGGTCTCCCCAAAAGCCTTCTCATGTAAATTATTTCCTTTGTCAACTAAGTTTTCCTGTACACTTTGTTCAGAAATCAATTTTTGCTTAGGTAAAACATCATCTTTTACATGTAACAGACTCTTCTGTGgagtcttttcttcttctttacgTCTTTCCCTTTTTTgatgattattttctttatcttggcTATCAGTGGTTGGTTCTGCTATTTCTGAACGTCGCCTTAAAGATCGCCTAAGGGTTTTCTGATTTGGAGTTACCTGAATATGACTATCCTCACTTACTGTCTGATCCGTTATTATGGCTGGGGGTGTATTTTCTTTGGATTCCAAGTTGATTTCTAAGGCTCTCTCTTCTACAGTATTGTTTTCTAATAATACAGTATTCTCCACTGTTGATTTAAGCATTGTATCCTCACACTCCACTGTAGATTCAGAGAGATGAACCTGATTATCTAACACACATTCTGTCTGATTACTCAAGCCAGGTGGGTTATTTTCTAAGGCTATTGTGCCATCAACAGATTCTTGAGTACTTTTCTCTTGTTCAGATCTCATTAAGGGTTTAGACTTTTTACTCCCTATTGGTTCAGGTTTACTCGACCTTCGGCTTGATCTCTTAGTCCCATGTGTTTTTTCAGAGTCAGGTTTGGAAAGAGccacttctcttttctttgcttttgatgGATTATCTGTTTTAGCCATGCCTTCCTGGTTATTTTTCACTATTACAGTTGATGACATACTATTCAAGGGTGACGGACTAAAAGGTCTATTTTCTGAACCATCAAACTTTTCCAAAGTAATAAAGGATTGCCTTCGACTTGTAGGCTGTAAGGGAGCTCCAGAAATGGTGGCATTAGAAACCGAGCTACTGGGGACACCAAATGGATTTTCTGTAGTAGATGCACATTCAGTTGGTTTATTTGAAGCAATTAAAGCTTTTTTTCTGGCATCATTATTACTGCTCGGTATTTTTGGACTGGTTTCCTCAATAGAACCACACTCATTATTCAAAAGGGAAGCCTTTTCAAGATGTTCATCCATACCGCAGTTTTCCATAACATGTTGAGGAACGACAATGTCATTCTCCTTTTGTTCCTCCTGCACaaaaatgtacacatacatacagatcAATCGGCAAATAAGTCTGACTTTCTGGAGAAATTCTGTTTAAAACTTTAGCAATTCAAAGGGCACTCTGACTTTCAACATTTTGCAAATATTCCAAAGATGATGGTAGATGCTCATTAATTTGTGTTTCCAATTAAGTAGTCGATAAAGCCAAATACATTTAAACAAACATGCACTCACACAGATACAGATCCACACATAAAACAACTATAATTCTGCTAAAGACACTAAGAAGAGTTAAGACATTATAGAACAAATCTTAACATTAATATAAGAGACTCAATAATGGAAAGCTGATTTGAAAAACcccaaaatatgaaaataacaatataccttaaataccatcttggagtcttcttttgatttttcagttaAAGTAGAAATTTCCCTGAAATAAATAAGTGTGCAAGTTAGAATACTGTTAATAAAGAACCAGAAAATCAGTTACTTCAGCAATTTCTATACTTACATAGATTCTTCCTGACTATactgagaaaataaagtatcttGTGAAACATCCAGATTATTATACATGGCAGGAATATCACACCTGAAAAAGATTTTAAGACTAACTTTGATATTGTGTCTATTAAGTCTCTCaaacatgtctgactctgcatccacatgaactgtagcccaccacactcctctggtccatggaattctttcatCCATGAATACtgatttccttctgcaggggatctttccgactcaagGATTAAACctagatttcctgcattgcaggcagattctttactgcttgagcaatcagggaagccccttgagagTACcctgaatagcaaggagatcaaactactcaaccctaaaggaaatcaaccctgaatattcattggaaggactaatgctgaagctgaaactccaatactttggccacctgatgcaaacagcagactcattggaaacgaccctgacgctcagaaagattgagggcaggagaaacatggagatggatggatggtatcaacaacacaatggacatgagttggagcaaactcagggagacagtgaaggacacagaaggctggcgtgctgcagtctatagggttgcgaagagtcagacatgacttagccactaaacaacaacttcaATACTTGATATTCTTACAATTAAGCTTACAATTCTACATCTAGTTACCTTTTAAGAACAATATAAAGTCAAGTCTTAGATGCCTGTTTCCCAGATTTTCCATGAAACCATTTCCCTAATCTTTCAAGACCTTAATAAAGGGATTCAGTTTAGGAACATTTGGTGCATTTCAAGATAGCCACATTTCATAGTGTGTTGGGCTATGTACAAtctttttgacatttaaaatacaGTACAATATACACTATCTTAGTTCTAAACTCAAAATTACATTTGCTGCATGAAATCTAAAGTACAGAAAACTCAATTCAAGATAAAAGTACTACAAACCTCTTTGTTTTGAGTACTTCTTTCTGGTGTTCAGTTAgtattctttcctttgtttcttttacttCTGGAGGTATAAACACAAAGTCAGTAGACTTTTCTTCTTCCAAAGGCATTTCACACTTTGCTTTTGGAGTTGAAGACTCTAGTTTCAACTGGAAATTGAAACAGTAAATGcacattttaagtttttaaattattttccaatacATCAATCAATCTCTTTGGCACTCTGATAATGGTTTTTGATGATTAAGAAGTTTGAAGTTCAAACCTATAGGATATTCCTGCATAATTATAATTAGTATTGTCcctagttttcttttcattttgcctgTATTAAatactcagaaaataaaattacacctCTTTAAGAAGTAGGCAAATGTGTGCTTACCAGGAAAGCATGGGCAAATGTGTTTTTCAGCCCAGCACGCAGAAATCAAGTGGTTTGGCAGGAAAAAAGTACATCCGTGATTTCAAGTTGAAGCACAAACTACTCAAGTAAAAGTTGTCAAAATCATATGCCCGACATACTAATATTGGTACCTAATGCCACTTTTACACAATTTCAGCACAGCTGTTTCCATTTTACTTTATAATGCTATAAGACTGTGTCaaagttattctttaaaaatacattctctTTCTAGTCAAGAAAGGAAGCTCTAAAATATTCTCCTTTCAtcctacctgctgctgctaagtcacttcagtcatgtccgactctgtgcgatcccatggactgcagcctaccaggctcctctgtccaggggattttccaggcaagagtactggagtgggttgccattgcaacttcactttcacttttcactttccggcactggagaaggaaatggcaacccactccaatgttcttgcctggagaatcccagggatgggggagcctggtgggctgctgtctatgaggttgcacagagtcggacacgactgaagcgacttagcagtagcaggtaGGATGAAAGGAGAATATTTTAGAAGTTATTCAAATCTAGTTTCATTCTATCTGAAGAGGGTTACTGCCTGGAGTAGTTATACTAAATAAATGCTTAGTATTATACAGATTTAACTTTACTAAGAAGTAATCATCTCCCAAAGTGTCAAGATTTCCATACCATCTT
Encoded proteins:
- the RIF1 gene encoding telomere-associated protein RIF1 isoform X2, which gives rise to MTAADQSPLAPLLETLEDPSASLGEQTDAYLTLTSRMTGEDGKEIITEIEKKLPQLFKVLKAHIASQNSELSSAALQALGFCLYNPKIASGLSEINIQELLSKLNDIVKSSDKNVRTRALWVISKQTFPTEVVGKVVSSIIDSLEIVFNRGEMHSAVVDYEALNVIIRLIEQAPVQMGEESIRWAKLVIPLLVHSAQKVHLRGATALEMGMPLLLQKQQEIASITEQLMTTKLLSELQKLFMSKNETYVLKLWPLFVKLLGKTLHRSGSFINSLLQLEELGFRSGAPMIKKIAFIAWKSLIDNFALNPEILCSAKRLKLLMQPLSSIHVRTETLALTKLEVWWYLLMRLGPHLPANFEQVCVPLIQSTISIDSNASPQGSSSRVATPGLNPVTPVHKGASPYGSPITPRMNLNSNFGMATIPSIQLLGLEMLLHFLLGPEVVSFAKQNKLILSLEPLEHPLISSSSFFSKHSNTLITAVHDSFVAVGKDASDVVINAIWKELISLVKSVIESGNKKERPGSEVLTLLLKSLESIVNSEVFPVLKTLVLMEITIKGLPQKVLGSPAYQGTPALFLIQLIFNNNLLECGVEDERFFLNLETLVGCVLSGPTSPLAFSDSVLNVINQNAKQLDNKEHLWRMWNIIVTPLTELINQTNEVNQGDALEHNFSAIYGALILPINHIFPAQKIPMVTMKTLLKTWSELYRAFARCAALVATAEENLCCEELSSKIMSSLEDEGLSNLLFLDRITHIITVMVDCIDFSPYNIKYQPKTKSPQRPTDWSKKKKEPLGKLASLIKLIVRVICSFHTLSLKEVHSDTLLTIGNSITSILSSVLGRISLPSMIRNIFATLTRPLALFYENSKFDEVPKVYSCMNNKLEKLLGEIIACLHVSYTGTYDSELLEQISPLLCIIFSHKNKQIRKQSAQFWNATFAKVTMLIYPEELKPILKQAKQKSLLLLPGLENVEIMEESSGPYSDTTENSQLNMKISGMERKSSGKRDSFLAQTKDTKDSMKPPAKLKLESSTPKAKCEMPLEEEKSTDFVFIPPEVKETKERILTEHQKEVLKTKRCDIPAMYNNLDVSQDTLFSQYSQEESMEISTLTEKSKEDSKMVFKEEQKENDIVVPQHVMENCGMDEHLEKASLLNNECGSIEETSPKIPSSNNDARKKALIASNKPTECASTTENPFGVPSSSVSNATISGAPLQPTSRRQSFITLEKFDGSENRPFSPSPLNSMSSTVIVKNNQEGMAKTDNPSKAKKREVALSKPDSEKTHGTKRSSRRSSKPEPIGSKKSKPLMRSEQEKSTQESVDGTIALENNPPGLSNQTECVLDNQVHLSESTVECEDTMLKSTVENTVLLENNTVEERALEINLESKENTPPAIITDQTVSEDSHIQVTPNQKTLRRSLRRRSEIAEPTTDSQDKENNHQKRERRKEEEKTPQKSLLHVKDDVLPKQKLISEQSVQENLVDKGNNLHEKAFGETSANAETDENRRKPDLENTKSEGDGVQDIVDKSSEKPVRGRTRYQTRRASQGLLSSIENSESDSSEAKEEGSKKKRSGKWKNKSSDSVDIEDQEEKMVQQECIKVENQAQGNPEVDNDIKSQICEKREESNTVTLQDSAVSPDLLQVYDDVLNTSEGKSKSNKDAEHSFSNPSVPESNLRTRNANKRLHKRDSIENSMGESSKIGTSDISLLSEKTLQTVECQHKRSRRVRRSKGCDCCGEKSQPQEKSFTELKDTENYDVKVNETEKTDVETPVSISEISKADLYSEVKLLDEHHSVNFHLDLKEENDTTNDSLIIPETELKENTTQSFLPSEMIKFKETSHRDSEEAISLESQEPSNKKCKTVDPNLDVSKDIALECFSSETKEEESEATPKEKLSTENIVIVESNAESNPEVVDAMELNIENDQSEASFSEQESVKTGIAEKEVTEENSERMDTPESLKVDEAVTEEFNSAADYSDNPTPVKGNAQVEISEQMTVGELGRGSDESDPGSSEEMNAEMKNCEKTVVGEVTTESDHVTETEEEDLTTTASLPVEAETKGLDTEVNSFVPDTLEMITEEGKVDPNKTETNIEPNKLEETQLDDNQMVVESNETLPEVHHTSEKVEEIPQPLTSETGVSGLISEDSNTSPQKLKDIDPLLMSANESPSGMHTRCVWSPLASPSTSILKRGLKRPQEDEISSPVHKVRRVSFADPIYQAGLADDIDRRCSIVRCHSSNSSLMVKSVRTSPTVQSKHNTTSAKGFLSPGSRSSKFKSSKKCLIAEMAKESVPCPTESVYPALVNCVAPVEIILPQITSNMWARGLGQLIRAKNIKTIGDLSTLTASEIKTLPIRSPKVSNVKKALRMYHEQQVKSRGLEEIPVFDISEKTINGMENKSVSPDEERLASDLIDPVALEAPLSKNLVAQISALALQLDSEDLYNYSGSQLFEMHEKLGSMANSIIKNLQSRWRSPAHENSF